Proteins from one Cryptomeria japonica chromosome 4, Sugi_1.0, whole genome shotgun sequence genomic window:
- the LOC131044096 gene encoding stress response protein nst1 isoform X1 translates to MKITVDCGAPLKMTSSSGKIDGTCCCRASEETSAQKILNNVEQGICNFKEDEKERENETEKEYVGMAFTEHDDFTPHLSDRKRNSCYQENVTQEETDEENVSGKKPKYEALKQFMEAECVENSLKACLEAVEEYNRRDGQLKDMDYHLVLAKAKLTIAQAEGEKVVVAKGLEQITEGLKWFKLICDQLKELEKQFADSKQRERQQKSKGKPKDEITDNLKHTKKMLEEKLEHQCDRLKEIQREYGLVKAEYEFVAEERSKVWKKELQGLRQVLRKYEAAYRRFNEVFGGEEETGVDLEFSAIEESASKQTLDVDDTQNCSICMEPWTQSGEHNICSLACGHFFGRSCITKWIKQLGSRSSKCPQCSKKATLRDIRNHYMQQISLCDVKIQQNKKIP, encoded by the exons ATGAAGATTACGGTTGACTGTGGCGCGCCATTAAAAATGACTTCTTCCAGTGGAAAAATTGATGGTACCTGTTGTTGCAGGGCGTCTGAGGAAACTTCAGCTCAGAAAATTTTGAATAATGTTGAACAAGGCATTTGCAATtttaaagaagatgaaaaagaaagagaaaatgaaACAGAGAAAGAATACGTTGGGATGGCCTTCACGGAACATGACGATTTCACGCCACATTTATCAGACAGAAAGAGAAATTCATGTTATCAGGAAAATGTTACTCAagaagaaactgatgaagaaaatgTTTCAGGGAAAAAGCCCAAATACGAAGCTCTCAAACAATTCATGGAAGCTGAATGTGTTGAAAATTCCCTTAAGGCTTGCCTGGAAGCTGTAGAAGAATATAACAGGAGAGATGGACAGCTGAAAGATATGGATTATCACTTGGTTTTAGCAAAGGCAAAGTTGACGATAGCACAGGCAGAAGGGGAGAAAGTTGTAGTGGCTAAAGGCCTGGAGCAGATTACAGAGGGGTTGAAGTGGTTTAAGCTGATATGTGATCAGCTGAAAGAGCTGGAGAAGCAATTTGCTGACAGTAAACAGCGAGAGAGACAACAAAAATCGAAGGGGAAACCGAAAGATGAAATTACTGATAACTTGAAACATACTAAGAAGATGCTGGAGGAGAAATTGGAGCATCAGTGTGACCGGCTGAAGGAAATCCAGAGAGAATATGGTCTGGTGAAGGCCGAGTATGAATTCGTGGCTGAAGAAAGAAGTAAAGTGTGGAAGAAGGAGTTGCAGGGGCTGAGGCAAGTTCTTAGGAAATATGAGGCTGCTTATCGTAGATTTAATGAGGTGTTCGGGGGCGAAGAGGAGACAGGAGTGGATCTTGAATTTTCTGCAATTGAAGAGAGTGCTTCCAAGCAGACTTTGGATGTTGACGACACTCAGAATTGCTCTATTTGTATGGAGCCATGGACTCAGTCCGGGGAACATAACATCTG CTCTCTTGCCTGTGGGCACTTTTTTGGCAGGTCATGTATAACAAAATGGATTAAGCAACTTGGATCTCGTTCTTCTAAG TGTCCGCAATGCTCGAAAAAGGCAACACTACGAGACATTAGAAATCACTATATGCAGCAAATATCTCTTTGTGATGTGAAGATTCAACAG AACAAAAAGATTCCTTAG
- the LOC131044096 gene encoding stress response protein nst1 isoform X2 has protein sequence MKITVDCGAPLKMTSSSGKIDGTCCCRASEETSAQKILNNVEQGICNFKEDEKERENETEKEYVGMAFTEHDDFTPHLSDRKRNSCYQENVTQEETDEENVSGKKPKYEALKQFMEAECVENSLKACLEAVEEYNRRDGQLKDMDYHLVLAKAKLTIAQAEGEKVVVAKGLEQITEGLKWFKLICDQLKELEKQFADSKQRERQQKSKGKPKDEITDNLKHTKKMLEEKLEHQCDRLKEIQREYGLVKAEYEFVAEERSKVWKKELQGLRQVLRKYEAAYRRFNEVFGGEEETGVDLEFSAIEESASKQTLDVDDTQNCSICMEPWTQSGEHNICVNFLYQGSVWHLTAFKNISFAHLIKA, from the exons ATGAAGATTACGGTTGACTGTGGCGCGCCATTAAAAATGACTTCTTCCAGTGGAAAAATTGATGGTACCTGTTGTTGCAGGGCGTCTGAGGAAACTTCAGCTCAGAAAATTTTGAATAATGTTGAACAAGGCATTTGCAATtttaaagaagatgaaaaagaaagagaaaatgaaACAGAGAAAGAATACGTTGGGATGGCCTTCACGGAACATGACGATTTCACGCCACATTTATCAGACAGAAAGAGAAATTCATGTTATCAGGAAAATGTTACTCAagaagaaactgatgaagaaaatgTTTCAGGGAAAAAGCCCAAATACGAAGCTCTCAAACAATTCATGGAAGCTGAATGTGTTGAAAATTCCCTTAAGGCTTGCCTGGAAGCTGTAGAAGAATATAACAGGAGAGATGGACAGCTGAAAGATATGGATTATCACTTGGTTTTAGCAAAGGCAAAGTTGACGATAGCACAGGCAGAAGGGGAGAAAGTTGTAGTGGCTAAAGGCCTGGAGCAGATTACAGAGGGGTTGAAGTGGTTTAAGCTGATATGTGATCAGCTGAAAGAGCTGGAGAAGCAATTTGCTGACAGTAAACAGCGAGAGAGACAACAAAAATCGAAGGGGAAACCGAAAGATGAAATTACTGATAACTTGAAACATACTAAGAAGATGCTGGAGGAGAAATTGGAGCATCAGTGTGACCGGCTGAAGGAAATCCAGAGAGAATATGGTCTGGTGAAGGCCGAGTATGAATTCGTGGCTGAAGAAAGAAGTAAAGTGTGGAAGAAGGAGTTGCAGGGGCTGAGGCAAGTTCTTAGGAAATATGAGGCTGCTTATCGTAGATTTAATGAGGTGTTCGGGGGCGAAGAGGAGACAGGAGTGGATCTTGAATTTTCTGCAATTGAAGAGAGTGCTTCCAAGCAGACTTTGGATGTTGACGACACTCAGAATTGCTCTATTTGTATGGAGCCATGGACTCAGTCCGGGGAACATAACATCTG TGTAAATTTCTTGTATCAGGGTTCTGTGTGGCATTTAACAGCATTCAAGAATATTTCATTTGCACATTTAATAAAAGCATGA